A window of Benincasa hispida cultivar B227 chromosome 9, ASM972705v1, whole genome shotgun sequence genomic DNA:
TAATATACAAAAATGTGCACATCTCTAATCAAACAGAAGACAACAATTGGGAGACAGAGGAAATAAAGTTAGGAAAGAACCAATAAGAGAAAACTGCCATCTCAATCACCAGCAGAAACAAATAGGAAAAGCAATGCTTATCTCAATTAGCTCACATCCCTGAGTCTTTTTATCAAAGTATCCAGTGATTTCTTTTTCGGATTCTGCTTCATAGTGCGAGTTCCGAAGGTTCCGAATAATCGATCTGAAGAATCTTTTAGCTTCTCAGATATTGTGACAACTTTCTTGTGGTCCAGACTGTAGTAACTTCTCTCCCGAATAACTGCATTCAGGAAATTTTCTGGATGACTGCTCAAAAGCAAATTAATCATTTGTCTTGCTTCAGAAAGAGCTGCTTTTAACTGATTTATATCCTCATCCGCAAAAATAGGAGCTTGACTATCCACAAAACCTTCCAACAATTTGATATCCACATCAATCCCCATTACAGCATTAACATTAAACCTCTTTACTGAATCTGCTTGTAAGGCTCCAACGATCATCACGGATATGTGAGAAAGAACATCGTGTAATACTCTTTTAAGGACTTGAACAGGCAATATCTGTTGAGCTGTGGAAACCAGAGTTTCCAAATATATAATAACCTCATTTACATATTCGTTACCATTTTGTAGAGGCTCGTCAGGGGTCCAGTTAACATTCTCAATCAACATCATGAAACCATCAACCTTTGTTTTAAGCAACCCCGAAAGAGTCTCTTCTGCTGCATCACGAGCTTTGCTCAGTGGAAACTGTCTCCTACCCCTCTCAGCCATTCTTAGTGGAATACCAGAAAGCTGAGCAGCATGACGGAAAAAGAAATCACAAGCACGCTCGAAGACAGCCATATTTGCTGCCACTTGCATGGCCTGAGAGACTCCATGAACAGATGTACTAATTAGCTTCAACAAGGCTCCATCTAGTACTTCACTCAATAGCCTATCCAAATATTTCTTTACAACATCATAGAAATCTAGCTGCCCACCATATGACATAAAGCTCACAGAATCCTCAATGAAAGACCTCACGATTCGACAGCAGTCGGGCACTGTGGAGGAAAATGGTGCAACAAAGGGAAAAGCAGGTACAATATCTGAAACTTGCAACTGAAATGATAAAACATTCATTGAATATTCATACTCTTTTTTCATCAGCATTTGCTCAAATTTGTCAGCTGACAATGCCTCAGTAATCTGTTTACGGCAATCTGATATCAACAGCTCGTGATACTTATCCCGGTGCTTGCTCAAAACATCTAGCAAAGGTTCAACTGGATACCAATATCTACGCAAAGTTACTCCTAACAAACTCACATAGTCCTTGATTAACAAAAGATGATTCGCAGTTTGCATCCTAGAAAACTGATCTTCCAGAACAGAACACATTTTACCCATAGCAGTTTCCCATAGATTCTCAACCTCCATTTTTGATATTAGACCCCCACTGGTCCTAAAAATCCTATCCTCCACAATGAAAAATCCAGCAATTTGAGCGAAAAACGTTTGATGCGATTCAAGGAAAGGAGTCATTGATGATACCTGAAAGTCGGATGTTAACTGAAGTTTCCGGTTCTCAAAGTAATACTGTTTGAATCGATCTTCAAGTCCTAAAGTCTGGTGTATGTGGTAGGCTCTGTACAACGGAGTCAAATCAAACCCTAGAAGTCCACCTCCGCCGTTGGAATACAAATCCTTCGCATCATCCCCGACTACACCAAGGCCGTCTTCATCCTCTTCCTCCAAAACGTACACACAATCTCTTAAGCTAAGCCGACTCTGTTCCTCTGCTTGGCGCTGCTTGATTCGCAGATCCTCTTCACGTTGACGAGCCGACGACGCTTGACTGATAGCTAATTGCCCCAAAGTTCGACTGACGGCTCGGATATCTACCAGCCAATCCCCAAACTCTTTACTTACTTTCCTCTCTATATACGAACGAATATCAGGAATATTCTTCTCC
This region includes:
- the LOC120085813 gene encoding exocyst complex component SEC15B; its protein translation is MSSTKNRRKVAPSAADSGDSADKLDQLLLSSAICNGEDLAPFVRKAFASGKPETLLHHLRAFSKSKESEIEEVCKAHYQDFILAVDDLRSLLSDVDSLKSALYDSNSKLQSVGLPLLSSLDAFVEARTVSRNLNLALDSVRACVNTIELCSRANKHLEEGNFYMALKCLDSIDNEYLEKTPSSTLKRMLEKNIPDIRSYIERKVSKEFGDWLVDIRAVSRTLGQLAISQASSARQREEDLRIKQRQAEEQSRLSLRDCVYVLEEEDEDGLGVVGDDAKDLYSNGGGGLLGFDLTPLYRAYHIHQTLGLEDRFKQYYFENRKLQLTSDFQVSSMTPFLESHQTFFAQIAGFFIVEDRIFRTSGGLISKMEVENLWETAMGKMCSVLEDQFSRMQTANHLLLIKDYVSLLGVTLRRYWYPVEPLLDVLSKHRDKYHELLISDCRKQITEALSADKFEQMLMKKEYEYSMNVLSFQLQVSDIVPAFPFVAPFSSTVPDCCRIVRSFIEDSVSFMSYGGQLDFYDVVKKYLDRLLSEVLDGALLKLISTSVHGVSQAMQVAANMAVFERACDFFFRHAAQLSGIPLRMAERGRRQFPLSKARDAAEETLSGLLKTKVDGFMMLIENVNWTPDEPLQNGNEYVNEVIIYLETLVSTAQQILPVQVLKRVLHDVLSHISVMIVGALQADSVKRFNVNAVMGIDVDIKLLEGFVDSQAPIFADEDINQLKAALSEARQMINLLLSSHPENFLNAVIRERSYYSLDHKKVVTISEKLKDSSDRLFGTFGTRTMKQNPKKKSLDTLIKRLRDVS